A region of the Alphaproteobacteria bacterium genome:
TGCAACAAATACCCGCCATCGCCTTTGCCGGGGGCGCTTTCTGGTGCGCCATCTATCAGGATTTTTAAATTACGCAAGCTGGTAACATTCTCGCCATGGTCAGGCAGACGTGCATCAATTTTTTCGTAGTAGGTATCCGGTGTATCGAGGAAATTCATGCCATATTGCTGCATTAGATCCACCGCTCGAAAAATATTTTCTGCGCCCAGTGCAATATGCTGAATGCCTTCGCCCTGATATTCGCGCAAAAACTCTTCAATTTGCGATTTATCATCTACGGATTCATTAATTGGAATACGAATTTTTCCGCAAGGGCTGGTCATAGCTCGGGATTTAAGGCCAGTTAGCTTGCCCTCGATATCGAAATAGCGTATTTCACGGAAATTGAATAACTTCTCGTAAAATTGCGCCCATTTGTCCATATTGCCGCGCTGCACGTTATGGGTCAAATGATCGAGATATGTCAGCCCTACCCCTGCGGGGTGTTTATCGGCGTCAGGAATATAGTCAAAATCATGGTCATAAATACTCCCCTTTTCACCATATTGATCCACCAGATACAACAAGCTACCACCAATGCCTACAATGGCAGGAATACTTAGTTCAGAGGGGCTGTTATTTGGCTCTACAATCTCGGCGCCCAGTTCGCGGGCGCGGGCGATAGCCGCTTTTGCATCCTTCACGCGAAATGCCATAGCATTTGCCGAAGGCCCATGCATGCGCGCATAAGCCTGTGCAAAGCTATCCGGCTCGCTATTAAGTATAAAGTTTATGTCGCCCTGGCGATATAGCATTACCTGCTTAGATTTATGTCGCGCTATGGGCGCAAAACCCATCTGGCGAAACAGCATATCCATCGCCTGC
Encoded here:
- the hppD gene encoding 4-hydroxyphenylpyruvate dioxygenase, which translates into the protein MTDTSINPMQTDGFEFVEYATDDPQAMDMLFRQMGFAPIARHKSKQVMLYRQGDINFILNSEPDSFAQAYARMHGPSANAMAFRVKDAKAAIARARELGAEIVEPNNSPSELSIPAIVGIGGSLLYLVDQYGEKGSIYDHDFDYIPDADKHPAGVGLTYLDHLTHNVQRGNMDKWAQFYEKLFNFREIRYFDIEGKLTGLKSRAMTSPCGKIRIPINESVDDKSQIEEFLREYQGEGIQHIALGAENIFRAVDLMQQYGMNFLDTPDTYYEKIDARLPDHGENVTSLRNLKILIDGAPESAPGKGDGGYLLQIFTKTVIGPIFFEIIQRKGDEGFGEGNFRALFESIEEDQIRRGVL